Proteins encoded within one genomic window of Lampris incognitus isolate fLamInc1 chromosome 1, fLamInc1.hap2, whole genome shotgun sequence:
- the znf711 gene encoding zinc finger protein 711, which yields MDQGGGVLELHTQELKMPHTMIMQDFVAGMGGLAHIDGEHIVVSVPEGMLLSDVMTDEGILLEHGLEVEGLETQVVEGLETEVVEGLETEVVESLETDVEGLEAEVVDGLQTQVVELEAQVVEGLEGEVEVEGLEAHVVEGLETEVDVEGLEAHVVQGLEEEVEVEGLESEVVEGLEVDVGDLQPETVESHEIRNEDMVPSEHNVILPENILGTEVAIEEALDPHHHHHHHHHHVLTSDLIQDSDHQHDDMPDQVFVAELLSEHQDNTLDQQLVSEGVMVAEADSETIIHEQLPTEAVTLQTDEDDDGRSSSEDYLMISLDEVGEKLDIGDTPLEISTEVMEDKESKEEDGSEVIKVYIFKAEADDDLGGTEVITEDDYQNGHPDLEAASSGRLGVGRDKMVYMAVKNHPKEEEDEDEEEDDDSDDDDDDISNSIDPVKNGAATSFLQIREGLGTNRALKPKTKKKKKGETRQCQTAVIIGPDGMPLTVYPCHICGKKFRTRGFLKCHMKNHPDHLLKKKYQCTDCDFTTNKKVNFHNHLESHKLLSHHTERSPEYTEYTRRYHESSPLGSDKLIVKDREPKLHHCKYCDYETAEQGLLNRHLLAVHSKNFAHVCVECAKGFRHPSELKKHMRTHTGEKPYHCPHCEFRCADQSNLKTHIKSKHGADLPFKCSHCPQAYADARELQRHIEMVQGHKTHQCPHCEHKSTNSSDLKRHIISVHTKDFPHQCDVCEKGFHRPSELKKHAETHKGNKVHQCRHCNFNAPDTFTLSRHILSLHTKDLPFKCKRCRRGFRQPAELKKHMKTHSGRKVYQCQYCEYNSTDASGFKRHVISIHTKDYPHRCDYCTKGFRRPSEKSQHIARHHKDMLM from the exons ATGGACCAAGGTGGAGGGGTGCTGGAATTACACACTCAGGAGCTGAAGATGCCCCATACTATGATCATGCAGGACTTCG TGGCAGGAATGGGAGGCTTGGCTCATATTGATGGGGAGCACATTGTGGTGTCAGTGCCCGAGGGCATGCTTCTGTCTGATGTGATGACAGATGAGGGCATCCTGCTGGAGCACGGCCTTGAGGTGGAAGGCCTGGAGACGCAGGTTGTGGAAGGCCTGGAGACGGAGGTAGTAGAAGGCTTAGAGACAGAGGTAGTGGAGAGCCTAGAGACAGATGTGGAGGGCCTAGAGGCAGAAGTGGTGGATGGCCTACAGACCCAAGTGGTAGAGCTGGAGGCTCAGGTGGTTGAGGGCCTGGAGGGGGAAGTGGAAGTTGAGGGTCTAGAGGCACACGTGGTGGAGGGCCTTGAGACTGAAGTAGACGTTGAGGGTTTGGAAGCCCATGTTGTGCAGGgcttggaggaggaggtggaggtggaaggCCTTGAATCCGAAGTTGTCGAAGGTCTCGAAGTAGATGTGGGAGACCTACAGCCTGAAACAGTGGAGAGTCATGAAATCAGAAATGAAGACATGGTTCCCTCAGAACATAATGTGATCTTGCCTGAGAACATTCTGGGGACAGAGGTTGCTATTGAAGAAGCTCTcgaccctcaccaccaccaccaccaccaccaccaccacgtcctGACTTCTGACCTCATCCAGGACTCGGACCATCAACATGATGACATGCCTGACCAGGTGTTTGTGGCAGAGCTTCTATCTGAGCATCAGGACAATACCCTGGACCAGCAGCTTGTGTCCGAAGGTGTGATGGTAGCAGAGGCCGATTCTGAAACCATTATCCATGAGCAGCTGCCAACAGAGGCTGTCACCCTGCAGACAGACGAGGATGATGATGGCAGAAGCAGCTCTGAGGATTACCTCATGATCTCCT TGGATGAGGTTGGGGAGAAGCTGGACATCGGAGACACACCTCTGGAAATCAGCACAGAGGTGATGGAAGACAAGGAATCTAAAGAAGAGGATGGATCTGAGGTCATCAAAGTCTATATTTTCAAAGCTGAAGCAGATGATGATTTGG GAGGGACAGAGGTGATAACGGAGGATGATTACCAAAATGGTCATCCTGATCTGGAAGCTGCATCTTCAGGCAGACTAGGAGTTGGCCGTGACAAGATGGTCTACATGGCAGTCAAGAATCATCCTAaagaagaagaggatgaggatgaggaggaggatgacgacagcgacgatgatgatgatgacatca GTAACAGCATTGACCCTGTAAAGAATGGAGCAGCCACATCTTTTCTGCAAATCAGAGAGGGACTGGGTACCAACCGTGCCCTCAAACCCAAgacgaagaaaaagaagaagggggaaaCACGGCAGTGTCAGACTG ctgTTATCATTGGCCCAGATGGCATGCCTCTGACCGTCTACCCTTGCCATATCTGTGGAAAGAAGTTCCGCACACGAGGCTTCCTTAAGTGCCATATGAAGAACCACCCAGACCACCTGCTAAAGAAAAAGTACCAGTGTACAGACTGCGACTTCACCACCAACAAGAAAGTGAATTTCCACAACCACCTGGAGAGCCACAAGCTGCTGAGCCACCACACTGAGCGGTCTCCAGAATACACAGAGTACACACGCCGCTACCACGAGTCCAGCCCCCTGGGCTCCGACAAGCTCATCGTCAAGGACCGGGAGCCCAAACTGCACCACTGCAAGTACTGTGATTATGAGACAGCCGAGCAGGGCCTGCTCAACCGCCACCTGCTGGCCGTGCACAGTAAGAACTTCGCTCATGTGTGCGTGGAGTGCGCCAAAGGCTTCCGTCACCCCTCGGAGCTCAAGAAACACATGCGGACCCACACGGGTGAGAAGCCCTACCACTGCCCACACTGCGAGTTCCGCTGCGCTGATCAGTCCAACCTAAAGACTCACATCAAGAGTAAGCATGGCGCAGACCTGCCCTTCAAGTGCAGCCACTGCCCACAGGCCTATGCTGATGCTCGGGAGCTCCAGCGTCATATAGAGATGGTGCAAGGCCACAAGACCCACCAGTGCCCACACTGTGAGCACAAAAGCACCAACTCCAGTGACCTAAAGCGTCACATCATCTCTGTGCACACCAAGGACTTCCCTCACCAATGTGATGTGTGCGAGAAGGGCTTCCATAGGCCTTCAGAGCTGAAGAAACATGCGGAGACACACAAGGGCAACAAGGTGCACCAGTGCAGGCATTGTAACTTCAATGCTCCAGACACCTTCACCCTGAGTCGCCACATCCTGTCCTTGCATACAAAGGACCTCCCGTTTAAGTGCAAGCGCTGCCGGCGAGGCTTCCGGCAGCCTGCAGAGCTGAAGAAGCATATGAAGACGCACAGCGGGAGAAAGGTTTACCAGTGCCAGTATTGCGAATACAACAGTACGGACGCTTCTGGCTTCAAACGCCATGTCATCTCCATCCACACCAAGGACTACCCCCACCGCTGTGACTACTGCACCAAGGGCTTTAGGAGGCCTTCAGAGAAAAGCCAGCACATAGCCAGGCATCACAAAGACATGTTAATGTAA
- the zgc:66447 gene encoding SLAIN motif-containing protein-like, producing the protein MVVPDSTTVVHQPDNGSSSGLMEIPQPGYEEEEEQDLTGVELEEVRKLQELVRRLEVQNQTLRNRGSKNILHGGASSNSNLTAGTNINERLSCEGVSHSHHRLEQRVEPGSRDFELSPPQDSSSSGEDMSPLPVANRLEEEEEEAAGDGGPCGGFLTLPCGKGSGQAQGQSQTPESPSQDSYESETLAESDSGVDQTALDEVDVLDLEDECAEVDDEGSWLYVSPKKQVAEPGPDSPLKWCRKVLDHPSPETEVACRTLISRLDQTSRWRNMYSSPSLAEAGPAGSGLISPGYHKSTNKSLLTCGSSGLASMQSALSSQSSIDSELSTSDDSISMGYKLQDLTDVQIMARLQEESLRQDYASSSASVSRRSSTASLQSLRRGGTYSDQEFDSYSLEDEEDECCSLPYRRHRFTPSPLGSPRCLSPSTSNHGQEYSSRLGAPRTRTPRRSLQGPSPELLKFAKSEEELRHSMPNLAPRTSLRSLEAVRNSRSMEANLQSSGNRMSRLTHSLSTGMGCSRLRSNGQSPLSLRAPVKATSPVGSMAAARQPTRGLPVVQAAPSGGVRRVQSPGPGNGGAYLPGRASTGAGRQAVGRGQATPTASTRSRLSQPSRRSLGMTKITDESWKDGCY; encoded by the exons ATGGTAGTTCCAGACAGCACCACTGTGGTCCACCAGCCTGACAACGGCAGCTCCAGTGGCCTCATGGAGATCCCACAACCGGggtatgaggaggaggaggagcaggacttGACTggggtggagctggaggaggtgCGCAAGCTGCAGGAGCTTGTTCGTCGACTGGAAGTCCAGAACCAGACACTCCGTAACAGAGGAAGCAAGAACATTCTCCATGGAGGAGCCAGCAGCAACAGCAACCTTACAGCTGGCACCAATATCAATGAGAGGCTCTCTTGTGAAGGGGTGAGTCACTCCCACCACAGGTTGGAGCAACGTGTGGAGCCAGGCAGCAGAGACTTTGAGTTGTCTCCTCCACAGGACAGTAGCAGCAGTGGTGAAGATATGTCTCCTCTCCCTGTGGCCAACAGactagaggaggaagaggaggaggcagcTGGAGATGGGGGGCCATGTGGGGGCTTTCTGACCTTGCCTTGCGGTAAAGGATCGGGACAGGCTCAGGGGCAAAGCCAGACACCAGAGAGCCCCTCTCAGGACAGTTATGAGTCAGAGACCCTTGCAGAGAGTGACTCGGGGGTGGACCAGACTGCGCTGGACGAGGTGGATGTCCTAGATCTTGAAGATGAGTGTGCAGAGGTGGATGACGAAGGCAGTTG GTTGTATGTGTCTCCTAAAAAGCAAGTTGCAGAACCGGGTCCAGACTCTCCACTGAAGTGGTGCCGGAAGGTTCTTGACCATCCCAGCCCAGAGACAGAAGTGGCATGTCGGACATTGATCAGTCGTTTGGACCAGA CCTCTCGATGGAGAAACATGTACAGCAGTCCCAGCTTGGCAGAGGCTGGCCCAGCAGGCTCTGGCCTGATCTCTCCTGGGTACCACAAATCGACTAACAAATCCCTACTAACCTGTGGCAGCTCAG GCCTTGCGAGCATGCAGTCGGCTCTGAGCTCCCAGTCTTCCATTGATAGTGAGCTCAGCACATCTGATGACTCCATCTCCATGGGTTACAAGTTGCAGGACCTTACAGATGTTCAAATCATGGCTCGTCTACAGGAAGAGA GCCTGAGGCAGGACTATGCCTCTAGCTCAGCCTCTGTGTCACGGCGGAGCTCTACAGCCTCTTTACAGTCCCTGCGCAGGGGTGGCACTTACAGTGACCAGGAGTTTGACAGTTACAGTCTTGAGGATGAAGAAGATGAATGCTGCTCCCTGCCCTACCGCCGCCATCGCTTCACCCCCTCCCCTCTTGGTTCACCTCGATGCCTTTCTCCCTCCACCTCCAACCACGGGCAGGAATACAGCAGCCGACTAGGTGCCCCACGCACAAGAACGCCCCGGCGCTCTCTCCAGGGCCCTAGCCCAGAGCTGCTCAAGTTTGCCAAGAGTGAGG AGGAGTTGAGGCACAGCATGCCTAATCTGGCCCCTCGCACCAGCCTGCGTTCCCTGGAGGCAGTCAGAAACAGCCGCAGCATGGAGGCTAACCTCCAGAGCTCTGGCAATCGCATGTCCCGCCTGACCCACTCCCTCTCCACAG GTATGGGTTGCAGTAGGTTGCGTAGCAATGGCcagtctcctctctccctccgggCTCCAGTGAAAGCCACAAGCCCCGTGGGTTCAATGGCAGCAGCTCGACAGCCAACCAGAGGACTGCCTGTTGTCCAAGCAGCGCCATCTGGGGGGGTCCGCAGGGTCCAGTCCCCAGGACCTGGAAACGGGGGAGCGTACCTACCTGGAAGAGCTTCGACTGGGGCAGGGAGGCAGGCAGTGGGCCGAGGACAGGCTACACCAACAGCATCCACCAGGAGTAGGCTGTCACAACCCTCCAGAAG GTCACTGGGCATGACGAAAATTACAGATGAATCTTGGAAAGATGGCTGTTACTAA
- the LOC130109650 gene encoding solute carrier family 25 member 53-like gives MGRGPATTQDAEVPRNQMARFHSYLHGGTSSLLSTLPTIIVFPVYKTVFRQQLHNTLIRQAVGQLYREGPIKLYRGVAPPLLMRTLNGTLLFGLQDTLVQQLSSSSLNTLPIFALSALAGMGAGIVEALVFTPFERVQNVLQNGKNDRKLPTLRSILVRLSSERLALGYYKALLPIATRNAIGSCLYFGLKGPLCAIVEQKGLSPTASSFMSGTLTSMAISLPLYPLSVLVANMQAQVGEEMNGMKGSWRKLWESRQRSITLLYRGGSLVILRSCITWGITTAIYDKQERQAG, from the coding sequence ATGGGGCGGGGTCCTGCTACTACACAAGATGCAGAGGTCCCGAGAAACCAAATGGCTCGTTTCCACAGTTACTTGCATGGAGGAACATCCAGTTTGCTCTCCACCCTTCCCACTATCATCGTCTTCCCGGTTTACAAGACGGTTTTCCGACAACAGCTCCATAACACCTTGATTCGTCAGGCAGTGGGACAGCTCTACAGGGAGGGGCCCATCAAGCTTTACAGAGGGGTTGCCCCACCCTTACTGATGAGGACATTGAATGGGACACTTCTCTTTGGTCTACAGGATACCCTTGTCCAACAGTTGTCTTCATCATCTCTGAATACCCTGCCCATCTTTGCCCTGTCTGCACTCGCAGGAATGGGTGCAGGTATTGTAGAGGCCCTGGTCTTCACACCATTTGAACGTGTCCAAAATGTGTTGCAGAATGGAAAAAACGACCGCAAGCTGCCTACCCTAAGGAGCATTCTTGTCAGGCTGAGTTCAGAGAGGTTGGCCCTAGGGTACTACAAGGCATTGTTGCCAATTGCAACTCGCAACGCCATAGGGAGCTGCCTTTACTTTGGCCTGAAGGGACCCTTGTGTGCCATCGTAGAGCAAAAGGGGCTCTCTCCAACAGCCTCCTCATTTATGTCTGGTACCCTGACCTCCATGGCAATCAGCTTGCCTCTGTACCCACTCTCTGTGCTTGTGGCTAACATGCAAGCACAGGTGGGGGAAGAAATGAATGGCATGAAAGGAAGTTGGAGGAAGTTGTGGGAATCCCGCCAGCGGAGTATTACTCTGCTTTACCGGGGAGGTTCTCTGGTTATTCTGCGATCATGTATCACATGGGGAATCACCACTGCTATCTATgacaagcaagagaggcaggCAGGCTGA
- the prps1b gene encoding ribose-phosphate pyrophosphokinase 1 isoform X2, with protein MPNIKIFSGSSHPDLSQKIADRLGLELGKVVTKKFSNQETCVEIGESVRGEDVYIVQSGCGEINDNLMELLIMINACKIASASRVTAVIPCFPYARQDKKDKSRAPISAKLVANMLSVSGADHIITMDLHASQIQGFFDIPVDNLYAEPAVLKWIKENIPEWKNCTIVSPDAGGAKRVTSIADRLNVDFALIHKERKKANEVDRMVLVGDVTDRVAILVDDMADTCGTICHAADKLISAGATKVYAILTHGIFSGPAISRINNACFEAVVVTNTIPQEEKMKHCPKIQVIDISMILAEAIRRTHNGESVSYLFSHVPL; from the exons ATGCCGAATATCAAGATATTTAGCGGGAGCTCGCATCCGGACCTGTCTCAGAAAATAGCCGATCGCCTGGGACTTGAGCTGGGAAAGGTTGTGACGAAGAAATTTAGCAACCAAGAGACGTG TGTGGAGATAGGGGAGAGTGTACGCGGAGAAGATGTTTACATCGTGCAAAGTGGCTGCGGGGAGATCAATGATAATTTGATGGAGCTGTTGATCATGATCAACGCCTGTAAGATTGCCTCAGCCTCCAGGGTCACAGCTGTCATCCCCTGTTTTCCGTATGCCCGGCAAGACAAGAAGGACAAG AGCCGTGCTCCCATCTCTGCTAAATTGGTGGCCAACATGCTGTCCGTGTCCGGTGCTGACCATATCATCACCATGGACCTGCATGCCTCACAAATACAG GGCTTCTTCGATATTCCTGTTGATAACTTGTATGCAGAACCAGCTGTGCTTAAATGGATCAAAGAGAACATCCCTGAGTGGAAAAACTGTACAATTGTCTCACCTGACGCAGGGGGAGCCAAAAG GGTCACCTCCATAGCAGACAGGTTGAACGTGGACTTTGCCCTCATCCACAAGGAAAGGAAAAAGGCAAATGAGGTGGATCGCATGGTTCTGGTTGGAGACGTGACCGATAGGGTCGCCATCCTTGTAGATGACATGGCTGATACCTGTGGCACAATTTGCCATGCTGCTGACAA ACTGATTTCTGCTGGTGCCACAAAGGTGTATGCCATTCTGACACATGGCATCTTCTCTGGCCCAGCCATCTCGCGTATCAACAATGCATGCTTTGAAGCAGTGGTGGTCACCAATACCATCCCTCAGGAGGAGAAAATGAAGCACTGCCCTAAGATACAG GTTATTGACATTTCAATGATCCTGGCAGAGGCCATCCGTAGAACACACAATGGCGAGTCTGTGTCGTACCTGTTCAGCCATGTCCCCTTGTAA
- the prps1b gene encoding ribose-phosphate pyrophosphokinase 1 isoform X1, which translates to MPNIKIFSGSSHPDLSQKIADRLGLELGKVVTKKFSNQETCVEIGESVRGEDVYIVQSGCGEINDNLMELLIMINACKIASASRVTAVIPCFPYARQDKKDKVGSRAPISAKLVANMLSVSGADHIITMDLHASQIQGFFDIPVDNLYAEPAVLKWIKENIPEWKNCTIVSPDAGGAKRVTSIADRLNVDFALIHKERKKANEVDRMVLVGDVTDRVAILVDDMADTCGTICHAADKLISAGATKVYAILTHGIFSGPAISRINNACFEAVVVTNTIPQEEKMKHCPKIQVIDISMILAEAIRRTHNGESVSYLFSHVPL; encoded by the exons ATGCCGAATATCAAGATATTTAGCGGGAGCTCGCATCCGGACCTGTCTCAGAAAATAGCCGATCGCCTGGGACTTGAGCTGGGAAAGGTTGTGACGAAGAAATTTAGCAACCAAGAGACGTG TGTGGAGATAGGGGAGAGTGTACGCGGAGAAGATGTTTACATCGTGCAAAGTGGCTGCGGGGAGATCAATGATAATTTGATGGAGCTGTTGATCATGATCAACGCCTGTAAGATTGCCTCAGCCTCCAGGGTCACAGCTGTCATCCCCTGTTTTCCGTATGCCCGGCAAGACAAGAAGGACAAGGTGGGG AGCCGTGCTCCCATCTCTGCTAAATTGGTGGCCAACATGCTGTCCGTGTCCGGTGCTGACCATATCATCACCATGGACCTGCATGCCTCACAAATACAG GGCTTCTTCGATATTCCTGTTGATAACTTGTATGCAGAACCAGCTGTGCTTAAATGGATCAAAGAGAACATCCCTGAGTGGAAAAACTGTACAATTGTCTCACCTGACGCAGGGGGAGCCAAAAG GGTCACCTCCATAGCAGACAGGTTGAACGTGGACTTTGCCCTCATCCACAAGGAAAGGAAAAAGGCAAATGAGGTGGATCGCATGGTTCTGGTTGGAGACGTGACCGATAGGGTCGCCATCCTTGTAGATGACATGGCTGATACCTGTGGCACAATTTGCCATGCTGCTGACAA ACTGATTTCTGCTGGTGCCACAAAGGTGTATGCCATTCTGACACATGGCATCTTCTCTGGCCCAGCCATCTCGCGTATCAACAATGCATGCTTTGAAGCAGTGGTGGTCACCAATACCATCCCTCAGGAGGAGAAAATGAAGCACTGCCCTAAGATACAG GTTATTGACATTTCAATGATCCTGGCAGAGGCCATCCGTAGAACACACAATGGCGAGTCTGTGTCGTACCTGTTCAGCCATGTCCCCTTGTAA